In a single window of the Acetivibrio clariflavus DSM 19732 genome:
- a CDS encoding LysE family transporter → MFLWGIFISAFIIGFSGALMPGPMLGITINGSLKKGWKAGPLIVLGHGILEIILVITMTFGLKDLFANKTVAGVIGLIGGAFLAWMGYGMIKSGIGKSVSLESQRTDNGTEMGNLVLTGIIVCATNPYFILWWASTGVESVRQSYVFGLFGVLVFFIGHILSDFVWYSAISIAFSGGKKLISDTIYSWIVILLGLFLVAFSIYFIGSGWKMLLGM, encoded by the coding sequence ATGTTTTTGTGGGGAATATTTATCAGCGCTTTTATAATAGGCTTTTCAGGTGCATTGATGCCTGGTCCGATGCTTGGGATTACGATTAACGGCAGCCTAAAAAAAGGGTGGAAAGCAGGACCTTTGATAGTTTTGGGGCATGGAATACTGGAAATTATATTGGTTATTACCATGACTTTCGGGCTTAAAGATTTATTCGCTAATAAGACGGTTGCAGGAGTTATCGGATTAATTGGCGGTGCTTTTCTTGCATGGATGGGGTATGGTATGATAAAATCCGGTATCGGCAAATCCGTTTCTTTGGAGAGCCAAAGGACGGATAACGGAACCGAAATGGGCAATCTTGTTTTGACAGGAATAATTGTGTGTGCCACCAATCCGTATTTTATTCTGTGGTGGGCATCGACAGGTGTGGAATCGGTACGTCAGTCTTATGTGTTTGGACTGTTTGGTGTTTTGGTCTTTTTCATAGGACACATATTATCGGATTTTGTATGGTATTCGGCTATTTCCATCGCCTTTTCCGGCGGCAAAAAATTAATAAGCGATACCATATATAGCTGGATTGTTATATTGTTGGGCTTATTTCTTGTAGCGT
- the glyA gene encoding serine hydroxymethyltransferase: MKNRELFSQINQVIASKDSEVAELISAESYRQRSTICLIPSENYVSAEVALALASPFTNKYSEGYPHVWKEGNLIDKNGRYYQGQENANKLEKLAIQRALELFTDNPSAYHANVQAISGAPANLAVIGAFLKPGDTLMGLALDYGGHLTHGHKVSVTSHYYNAVHYTLNEEGKLDYDEIERLAEEYKPKLIISGATAYPLKIDFERFGRIAKKVGAILLADISHIAGLCVTGEHPHPFPHADVITSTTHKILRGPRAGVIVCKKEYGPQVDKALFPALQGGPHMNTIAAMAVAFKEAMSEEYKAYAKQVVKNAKVLSEKLKEYKFKLISGGTENHLILIDVVNNENGVTVKNASWFAERLELAGIVTNKNTVPGDAKPWNPSGIRMGTPAVTTLGMKEKEMEKIAELIWLTAKHAEDDSKIAEIRSEVELLVSKFTEDSNFII, translated from the coding sequence ATGAAAAACAGAGAACTATTTTCCCAAATAAACCAAGTAATTGCTTCTAAAGATTCTGAGGTGGCTGAACTTATTTCAGCAGAGAGTTATCGGCAAAGAAGTACAATTTGCCTTATCCCTTCAGAAAACTATGTTTCTGCCGAGGTGGCTTTGGCGTTGGCTTCACCTTTTACAAACAAGTATTCTGAAGGATATCCGCATGTTTGGAAGGAAGGCAACTTAATCGACAAAAACGGAAGGTATTATCAGGGACAGGAAAATGCCAATAAACTTGAGAAATTGGCTATTCAGAGAGCTCTTGAGTTGTTTACGGATAATCCGTCAGCTTATCATGCCAATGTGCAGGCAATCAGTGGAGCACCTGCCAACCTTGCAGTGATAGGAGCTTTCCTGAAACCGGGAGACACATTAATGGGACTTGCTCTTGATTACGGAGGACACTTGACTCATGGACATAAAGTTAGTGTAACAAGTCATTATTACAATGCCGTTCACTATACACTGAATGAAGAAGGAAAACTGGATTATGACGAAATTGAAAGACTGGCGGAAGAGTATAAGCCAAAACTTATAATTTCAGGAGCAACAGCTTACCCGTTGAAAATTGATTTTGAGCGTTTTGGCAGAATTGCAAAAAAGGTGGGTGCAATTTTATTAGCAGATATTTCTCATATTGCCGGTCTGTGTGTGACTGGGGAACATCCGCATCCTTTTCCGCATGCAGATGTAATTACTTCTACCACGCACAAAATACTTAGAGGACCGAGGGCAGGTGTAATTGTATGTAAAAAAGAATATGGTCCCCAAGTTGACAAAGCTTTATTCCCTGCATTGCAGGGCGGACCTCATATGAACACAATTGCAGCAATGGCTGTTGCATTTAAGGAAGCAATGTCTGAGGAATATAAAGCATATGCGAAACAAGTTGTGAAAAATGCAAAAGTATTGTCTGAGAAGCTGAAAGAATATAAATTTAAGCTGATTTCAGGGGGCACTGAAAATCATTTGATTCTTATAGATGTGGTGAATAATGAAAACGGTGTTACTGTAAAAAATGCAAGTTGGTTTGCTGAGAGGTTAGAATTGGCTGGAATTGTAACTAATAAAAATACAGTTCCGGGAGATGCCAAACCATGGAATCCATCAGGAATTAGAATGGGAACACCTGCAGTTACTACTTTAGGTATGAAAGAGAAGGAAATGGAAAAAATAGCCGAATTGATATGGTTAACTGCAAAGCATGCAGAAGATGATTCAAAAATAGCTGAGATAAGATCTGAAGTGGAATTGTTGGTAAGCAAGTTTACAGAAGATAGTAATTTCATTATATAA
- a CDS encoding class I SAM-dependent methyltransferase, whose amino-acid sequence MNSDRSIDAYKRFYEDINFDRAGLFEILKKEYGCNTVLYPGCSIHITPSFYFQHVVYVDISKTAKDFFDDIHNILNYINNIKKYKQTAYVQFIHADYTKPLLLREENYDLLVALYAGEIIKSCKKYVKPGGIILTNNHQKDAEESLKDPSITLDGLIYKKGKKYLIEKNNVGDFKDIFKKYGNTKKDMKNSANGLEYVDNQCYFVLRKSK is encoded by the coding sequence ATGAATAGCGATAGGAGCATTGATGCCTATAAAAGATTTTATGAAGATATCAATTTCGACAGAGCAGGGTTGTTTGAAATATTAAAAAAGGAATATGGCTGCAATACGGTTTTATATCCGGGTTGTTCTATACATATAACACCTTCTTTTTATTTCCAGCATGTAGTATATGTGGACATTAGCAAAACAGCCAAGGATTTCTTTGATGATATTCATAACATTTTAAACTATATAAACAACATTAAAAAATATAAGCAGACTGCTTATGTTCAGTTTATTCATGCAGATTATACAAAACCGCTCCTGTTAAGAGAAGAGAATTATGATTTACTGGTTGCACTATATGCCGGAGAGATTATTAAGTCGTGTAAGAAATATGTCAAGCCCGGTGGCATTATACTAACCAATAATCACCAAAAGGATGCAGAAGAGTCATTAAAGGATCCATCAATTACTTTGGATGGATTGATTTATAAAAAAGGAAAGAAATATTTGATAGAGAAAAATAACGTTGGTGATTTTAAAGATATATTTAAAAAATACGGTAATACAAAAAAAGATATGAAAAATTCCGCTAATGGATTGGAGTATGTAGATAATCAATGTTACTTTGTATTAAGGAAGAGTAAGTAG